In Acidimicrobiales bacterium, a single genomic region encodes these proteins:
- a CDS encoding aminotransferase class I/II-fold pyridoxal phosphate-dependent enzyme, translating into MEFRRIKGLPPYVFSQIDSLKRDARHAGGDVIDLGFGNPDIPSPDVAVEKLAEAAHNPRNHRYSASRGIPKLRLAISNLYLRRFGVEVDPETEVVTTIGAKEALSHLMWVLIGPGDTALVPSPSYPIHIYAPLFTGADVRQVRMGPEEDFFENVMEVWESTWPKPRVIVLSFPHNPTTACVDLGWMSRLVDFAREHEVVLVHDFAYSDTYYDGCVPPSILQVPGAKEVSVELYTLTKSFSMAGWRVAFMVGNPEIVAALTKLKSYLDYGTFQPIQIAAIVAMNEASDYPKVVNEIYLGRRDALCDGLSRMGWDVAKPKGTMFVWAPIPEPYREMGSLEFSKFLVSEAKVATSPGVGFGPGGDAHVRFALIENEKRIGQAVRSLRRSLTKL; encoded by the coding sequence ATGGAGTTCCGCCGGATCAAGGGCCTGCCCCCGTACGTCTTCAGCCAGATCGACAGCCTGAAGAGGGATGCCCGCCACGCCGGCGGCGACGTCATCGACCTCGGCTTCGGCAACCCCGACATCCCGTCGCCCGATGTCGCGGTCGAGAAGCTGGCCGAAGCGGCACACAATCCCCGCAACCACCGCTACTCGGCGAGCCGCGGCATCCCCAAGCTTCGTCTGGCCATCTCCAACCTGTACCTCCGCCGCTTCGGCGTAGAGGTCGACCCGGAGACCGAGGTGGTCACCACCATCGGAGCCAAAGAGGCGTTGTCCCACCTGATGTGGGTCCTCATCGGCCCCGGCGACACCGCCCTGGTGCCGTCGCCGTCGTACCCCATCCACATCTATGCCCCCCTCTTCACGGGGGCAGACGTGCGCCAGGTGCGCATGGGCCCCGAGGAGGACTTCTTCGAGAACGTCATGGAGGTGTGGGAGTCCACTTGGCCGAAGCCCCGGGTCATCGTGCTGTCATTCCCGCACAACCCGACGACGGCGTGCGTGGATCTCGGCTGGATGTCGCGACTGGTGGACTTCGCCCGTGAGCACGAGGTCGTGCTCGTCCACGACTTCGCCTACTCGGACACGTACTACGACGGGTGCGTGCCGCCGTCGATCCTCCAGGTGCCGGGGGCAAAAGAGGTGTCGGTCGAGCTGTACACGCTGACCAAGTCCTTCTCTATGGCGGGCTGGAGGGTGGCGTTCATGGTCGGCAACCCGGAGATCGTGGCCGCGCTGACCAAGTTGAAGAGCTACCTGGACTACGGGACCTTCCAGCCCATACAGATCGCCGCCATCGTGGCCATGAACGAGGCCTCCGACTATCCCAAGGTCGTCAACGAGATCTATTTGGGACGGCGAGACGCGCTCTGCGATGGCCTGTCACGCATGGGGTGGGACGTGGCCAAACCCAAGGGCACGATGTTCGTCTGGGCGCCCATCCCCGAGCCGTATCGCGAGATGGGCTCGCTGGAGTTCTCCAAGTTCCTCGTGTCCGAGGCGAAGGTGGCAACCTCGCCCGGCGTGGGGTTCGGGCCGGGGGGCGACGCCCATGTCCGCTTCGCCCTCATCGAGAACGAGAAGCGGATCGGTCAGGCCGTGCGCAGCCTGCGCCGGTCGCTGACGAAGCTGTAG
- a CDS encoding ArsA family ATPase, whose protein sequence is MTSPSGRVLLFTGKGGVGKTTVAAATALRCADAGARTLVLSTDPAHSLSDSFERPLGPRPTPIEGNLSGQQLDATERFAEVWGDVQEWLMAVLDWAGMDALEAEELSIVPGLEEIFALADIKDHASSGRWDVIVVDCGPTAETIRLLSLPDVLEWYMSRVFPVERTLTRVVRPFMRRVTSLPVAGDEVFDAVRGFYDRLEGVRSLLTNAAVTSVRLVVNPERMVIAEARRTATYLSLFGYQVDAVVANRLLPEAVTDPWFTAWKRTHADHLAAIEAGFAPLPVLRAELAAEELVGLDRLRAFAEVLHADGDPAAVLHRGRTMRIERRGSSHVLGLPLPFADRHAVELGRRDGELLVRVGSHRRAVVLPDSLRRREVTGATMEDGWLEIGFETAAEGADGAHASGDRVHGQMREEAL, encoded by the coding sequence GTGACATCGCCTTCGGGGAGGGTCCTGCTCTTCACGGGCAAGGGCGGCGTGGGCAAGACCACCGTGGCCGCGGCGACCGCGTTGCGGTGCGCCGATGCGGGGGCTCGCACGCTCGTGCTGTCGACGGACCCCGCGCACTCGCTGTCCGACTCGTTCGAGCGGCCCCTCGGACCTCGGCCCACGCCGATCGAGGGCAACCTCTCGGGCCAGCAGCTCGATGCCACCGAGCGGTTCGCCGAGGTGTGGGGCGACGTCCAGGAATGGTTGATGGCGGTGCTCGACTGGGCCGGGATGGACGCCCTCGAGGCAGAGGAGCTGTCCATCGTGCCGGGGCTCGAGGAGATCTTTGCCTTGGCCGACATCAAGGATCACGCGAGCTCGGGACGCTGGGACGTCATCGTGGTCGACTGCGGGCCGACGGCGGAGACGATCCGGCTGCTGTCGTTGCCAGACGTTCTCGAGTGGTACATGAGTCGGGTCTTCCCGGTCGAGCGAACACTGACGAGAGTGGTGCGCCCGTTCATGCGCCGGGTGACGTCGTTGCCGGTGGCGGGCGATGAGGTCTTCGATGCGGTCCGTGGTTTCTACGACCGTCTCGAGGGCGTCCGGAGCCTGCTGACGAACGCGGCCGTGACGAGCGTCCGGCTGGTCGTCAACCCCGAGCGGATGGTGATCGCCGAAGCCCGGCGCACGGCGACCTACCTCTCCTTGTTCGGCTACCAGGTCGACGCCGTGGTGGCCAACCGCTTGTTGCCCGAGGCGGTGACCGATCCCTGGTTCACGGCGTGGAAGCGGACGCATGCCGACCATCTGGCTGCTATCGAGGCGGGGTTCGCGCCGCTGCCTGTGCTTCGCGCCGAGCTGGCGGCCGAGGAGCTCGTGGGACTGGATCGGCTGCGGGCGTTCGCCGAGGTGCTGCACGCCGACGGGGACCCAGCGGCCGTCCTCCATCGGGGCCGGACGATGAGAATCGAGCGTCGAGGATCGTCGCACGTGCTCGGCCTGCCACTACCGTTCGCCGATCGGCACGCCGTCGAGCTCGGCCGACGCGACGGGGAGCTTCTGGTGCGGGTCGGCTCGCATCGACGGGCCGTCGTGCTGCCTGACTCGTTGCGACGCAGGGAGGTCACGGGGGCGACAATGGAGGACGGCTGGCTGGAGATCGGCTTCGAGACCGCGGCGGAGGGGGCGGACGGGGCGCACGCATCCGGGGACCGCGTGCACGGCCAGATGCGGGAGGAGGCGCTGTGA
- a CDS encoding SRPBCC family protein yields MAELATERMIMRASPERCYEVVTDFEHYLEWAADIKQVEVVEREADGRPAAVTFRAAAFGRSTSYTLAYDYTAAPHELTWVQTEGDLTSRLDGAYVFEPTVDGDTEVVYRLVVELKVPIPGFVKRRAEGRIMHTALKNLKARAESN; encoded by the coding sequence GTGGCTGAGCTCGCAACTGAGCGGATGATCATGCGGGCGTCACCGGAGCGCTGCTACGAGGTGGTCACCGACTTCGAGCACTACCTCGAGTGGGCCGCCGACATCAAGCAGGTCGAGGTGGTCGAGCGCGAGGCGGACGGTCGCCCCGCTGCGGTGACCTTCCGGGCTGCCGCGTTCGGCCGAAGCACCAGCTACACGCTCGCCTACGACTACACGGCGGCGCCGCACGAGCTGACGTGGGTGCAGACCGAGGGTGACCTCACGTCCCGGCTAGACGGGGCGTATGTGTTCGAGCCGACCGTAGATGGGGACACCGAGGTGGTGTACCGCCTCGTCGTCGAGCTCAAGGTGCCCATCCCTGGCTTCGTCAAGCGCCGGGCCGAAGGGCGCATAATGCACACCGCTCTGAAGAACCTCAAGGCCAGGGCCGAGTCCAACTAG
- a CDS encoding glycosyltransferase family 4 protein has translation MRHLLVTNDFPPKVGGIQSYLWELWRRLPPDSFSVLTIDHPESAVFDAAQPFDIERLATRMLLPSPGLARHIRRRCERTGARLVVLDPALPVGLVGPALGLPYALVLHGAEVTVPGRLPGARPLLARVLRDAAAVIAAGTYPEAQARRAAGSGMPPVTAIPPGVDGERFRPLDDRERTRARAALGLPAEGRLVVSVSRLVPRKGMDVLIDAASRLSAARPDLTVAIAGTGRDRSRLERRIAKTAAPVRLMGRVADDVLPQLYGCADVFAMLCRDRWAGLEQEGFGIVFLEAAACAVPQVAGDSGGAAEAVVDGATGLVVRRPGDVDEVTASLGPLLDDEGRRRRLGLAARSRAESGFDYEVLAARLDVALRKLVE, from the coding sequence ATGAGGCACCTCCTCGTCACCAACGACTTCCCACCCAAGGTCGGCGGCATCCAGTCCTACTTGTGGGAGCTGTGGCGGCGGCTCCCGCCCGACTCGTTCTCGGTCCTCACGATCGATCACCCCGAGAGCGCCGTATTCGACGCCGCCCAGCCCTTCGACATCGAGCGCCTGGCGACCCGGATGCTGCTGCCCTCGCCAGGCCTGGCGCGCCACATCCGCCGTCGCTGTGAGCGGACTGGCGCCCGCCTCGTCGTGCTCGATCCCGCGCTCCCGGTGGGTCTGGTCGGCCCCGCCCTGGGCCTGCCGTACGCGCTGGTCCTGCACGGCGCCGAGGTGACGGTCCCCGGCCGGCTGCCCGGCGCCCGCCCCCTGCTGGCCCGGGTGCTGCGGGACGCCGCTGCCGTCATCGCAGCCGGCACCTATCCGGAGGCGCAGGCCCGGCGGGCTGCCGGCAGCGGCATGCCCCCGGTGACCGCCATACCGCCCGGGGTCGACGGCGAACGCTTCCGGCCGCTCGACGACCGCGAGCGGACCAGGGCCCGGGCGGCGCTGGGCCTACCGGCCGAGGGCCGACTGGTCGTCAGCGTGAGCCGCCTGGTTCCCCGAAAGGGCATGGACGTGCTCATCGACGCCGCGTCCCGCCTCTCCGCGGCCCGACCGGATCTCACCGTCGCCATCGCCGGAACCGGTCGGGACCGGAGCCGGCTCGAGCGGCGCATCGCCAAGACCGCCGCCCCCGTTCGACTCATGGGTCGGGTTGCGGACGACGTGCTGCCGCAGCTCTACGGCTGCGCCGACGTGTTCGCCATGCTCTGCCGGGATCGCTGGGCCGGCCTCGAGCAGGAGGGGTTCGGGATCGTGTTCCTGGAGGCGGCGGCCTGCGCGGTGCCGCAGGTGGCGGGGGACAGCGGAGGGGCGGCCGAGGCCGTGGTCGACGGCGCCACCGGCCTCGTCGTCCGGCGGCCCGGCGACGTCGACGAGGTGACCGCCTCGCTGGGGCCGCTCCTCGACGACGAGGGACGGCGTCGCCGTCTGGGCCTTGCCGCCCGGTCGCGTGCCGAGTCGGGCTTCGACTACGAGGTCCTGGCAGCCCGGCTGGACGTGGCGCTGCGAAAGCTCGTCGAGTGA
- the queG gene encoding tRNA epoxyqueuosine(34) reductase QueG, whose protein sequence is MVRRALALDDLRPLADELSSLARASGLDAVGITGAEPFESTRRHLEDRKAAGLHGGMHFTYGDPGRATDPAGSVPGARALVVGARSYRRAPPEDTPATGALGRVARYSWSDHYEPLRAALGVVAGRLEAAGWQARVVVDDNAMVDRAAAHRAGLGWYGKNTVLLLPGRGSWFVLGSVVTDAPLPPRTAGGGGTCGTCARCLAACPTGALVEPGVLDARRCLAWLLQAPGVFPIELRSALGGRIYGCDDCQEVCPPNRSEDRRHPPPPAGEDDEPWVELVCLLGSSDAELLGHLGRWYIPRRQPRYLRRNALVALGNVGDGRDRRVARALRDALAHRDPLVRAHAVWAAARLGRHDLASGLAGSETDTEVVAELRTAGLAGHDGLAG, encoded by the coding sequence GTGGTCCGCCGCGCCCTGGCTCTCGACGACCTGCGCCCGCTGGCCGACGAGCTTTCGTCCCTGGCACGGGCGTCGGGGCTGGACGCGGTCGGCATCACCGGGGCTGAGCCGTTCGAGTCCACCCGCCGGCACCTCGAGGACCGTAAGGCGGCCGGGCTGCACGGCGGGATGCATTTCACCTACGGGGACCCGGGTCGCGCCACCGATCCCGCTGGCTCCGTTCCCGGCGCCCGCGCCCTGGTGGTGGGTGCCCGGTCGTATCGGCGGGCGCCCCCGGAGGACACTCCAGCGACCGGAGCCCTCGGCCGGGTGGCCCGCTACTCCTGGAGCGACCACTACGAGCCGCTGCGTGCAGCTCTTGGTGTGGTGGCCGGTCGGCTGGAGGCCGCCGGATGGCAGGCGCGGGTGGTGGTCGACGACAACGCCATGGTCGACCGGGCCGCGGCCCACCGGGCGGGCCTGGGGTGGTACGGCAAGAACACGGTCCTCCTGCTGCCCGGGAGGGGGTCGTGGTTCGTGCTGGGGTCGGTCGTCACCGACGCGCCCCTTCCGCCGAGGACGGCGGGCGGTGGCGGTACCTGCGGGACCTGCGCCCGATGTCTGGCCGCCTGTCCCACGGGTGCCCTGGTGGAACCGGGTGTGCTCGACGCCAGACGGTGCCTGGCCTGGCTGCTCCAGGCGCCGGGGGTGTTCCCGATCGAGCTCCGATCGGCACTGGGGGGCCGCATCTACGGATGCGACGACTGCCAGGAGGTATGCCCGCCCAACCGCAGCGAGGATCGGCGCCATCCTCCGCCTCCGGCGGGGGAGGACGACGAGCCGTGGGTCGAGCTGGTCTGCCTCCTCGGATCCAGCGACGCCGAGCTCCTCGGCCACCTCGGGCGCTGGTACATCCCGCGGCGCCAGCCCCGTTACCTTCGACGCAACGCCCTGGTGGCGCTGGGCAACGTGGGCGACGGGCGCGACCGGCGGGTGGCCCGAGCGCTGCGTGACGCGCTGGCCCACCGGGACCCACTGGTGCGGGCCCACGCGGTCTGGGCCGCCGCCCGCCTGGGTCGCCACGACCTGGCGTCCGGCCTCGCCGGGTCGGAGACCGATACCGAGGTGGTGGCCGAGCTCAGGACCGCGGGGCTCGCTGGGCACGACGGGCTCGCCGGGTGA
- a CDS encoding NYN domain-containing protein, translating to MRPALELAWAVARAGQQLEPRIAAPRPMKPLLGFARLPARALDVVRRVVDEDADFRERVAAAAEEIELPRPAWLFVARPDGWATELDGLLVAARAEIDDRHGEQDEREARRRVRAAEASARRIEEALARERERAVRTAEELRAERRSRRAAEEDAATARRRADALTGDQAKASRALEEARAELARLRTVVRKGPDLETLAREIAEAAEAASSLAATLRSSANSLSPSVPDDPEEVADDVEQAAASPPVSAPPRPRPRSSSPRKERRPSRRPAPLPPGMRDDSPEAAEHLVRLSGTVLVVDGYNASLAWRPSLSIGEQRRRLVDALEELATRTKSGVHVVFDGVEPAQPVTSAGPRRLVRTRFSPPDVEADEIVVGLVDDLPVQSPVVVASNDRAVREDAERRGANVISVSQLMAVLRREL from the coding sequence TTGCGACCGGCCCTCGAGCTGGCCTGGGCCGTGGCTCGGGCGGGCCAGCAGCTGGAGCCACGCATCGCGGCACCCCGGCCCATGAAGCCCCTGCTGGGATTCGCCCGACTGCCGGCTCGGGCCCTGGACGTCGTACGGCGTGTGGTCGACGAGGACGCCGACTTCCGGGAGCGGGTGGCCGCGGCGGCCGAGGAGATCGAGCTGCCCCGACCGGCGTGGCTCTTCGTGGCCCGGCCGGACGGGTGGGCGACCGAGCTCGACGGGCTGCTGGTGGCGGCGCGGGCCGAGATCGACGACCGCCACGGGGAGCAGGACGAGCGGGAGGCACGCCGCCGGGTGCGAGCTGCCGAGGCATCGGCTCGGCGGATCGAGGAGGCGCTCGCCCGCGAGAGAGAGCGCGCCGTGCGGACGGCCGAGGAGCTTCGGGCCGAGCGTCGATCGCGCCGCGCCGCCGAAGAGGATGCCGCCACCGCCCGTCGGCGGGCCGACGCTCTGACCGGCGACCAGGCCAAGGCCAGCCGGGCGCTCGAGGAAGCGAGGGCCGAGCTCGCCCGCCTGCGAACCGTGGTGCGCAAAGGACCCGACCTCGAGACCCTTGCCCGCGAGATCGCGGAAGCTGCCGAGGCTGCATCCTCCCTCGCCGCCACGCTGCGCTCGAGCGCGAACTCGCTCAGTCCCTCCGTCCCTGACGACCCCGAGGAGGTAGCCGACGACGTCGAGCAGGCCGCTGCTTCCCCACCCGTGTCGGCGCCTCCGCGACCCCGCCCCCGATCGTCGAGTCCTCGGAAGGAGCGTCGCCCTTCACGACGTCCGGCGCCACTGCCGCCTGGCATGCGGGACGATTCCCCCGAAGCCGCCGAGCACCTGGTGCGGCTGAGCGGGACCGTGCTCGTCGTCGACGGGTACAACGCCTCTCTCGCCTGGCGCCCCTCGTTGTCGATCGGCGAGCAGCGGCGCCGGCTCGTCGACGCACTGGAGGAGTTGGCGACGAGGACGAAGTCCGGCGTGCACGTCGTCTTCGACGGCGTCGAGCCCGCGCAGCCGGTGACGTCGGCCGGGCCCCGGCGCCTGGTGCGGACGCGGTTCTCCCCACCTGACGTCGAGGCCGACGAGATCGTCGTCGGCTTGGTCGACGACCTGCCCGTCCAGAGCCCGGTGGTGGTCGCTTCGAACGACCGGGCCGTGCGCGAGGACGCCGAGCGGCGGGGCGCCAACGTCATCTCGGTCAGCCAGCTCATGGCCGTCCTGCGCCGGGAGCTCTGA
- a CDS encoding DUF885 family protein, translating to MNPRLRVLCELLMPEVREYAGLHEYDGQVQDLSPSGVTAALARLGQGPPDPNAHDEAHLRTTEEGLRTALGMVEEHRRNPLVHIANLDLATYDREYAPLAERQDVKRRHLASWPAAVDGAIESLDLVPAPVARALLPATRGLVAGLEQSPEGPGSSAGDADLEAARKAHGRLVHHVEGIGDGGDPDVAIGGPNLARLMGDPEGMPVDLGRLALRADAEADRVRRLLDDACDRLRPGARPGELLAELGADHAGPEGIEAEARALIAEATAFVVDRDLLADPGGECRVGPAPPSRRWAMAMMSWTAPFEADAPAWYYINPPDPVWPAEEQAEWLAVFSRTTLPAITVHEVTPGHYAHGRMLRRLDGDVRRILFSSAFVEGWAHYAEELVLDEGFRADDPRFAIGVHVEALVRITRLAVAIGIHTGAMSLEDAVHRFEEDAFLRGPAARSEAERAGFDPTYGRYTWGKLEIRAFQDEARTRWGRRYRHRRFHEALLGLGAPPLGLIGDALGPG from the coding sequence ATGAACCCCCGGCTGCGGGTGCTGTGCGAGCTGTTGATGCCCGAGGTGCGTGAGTACGCCGGGCTGCACGAGTACGACGGGCAGGTGCAGGACCTCTCCCCGAGCGGAGTGACCGCCGCCCTGGCCCGGCTGGGGCAGGGGCCACCAGACCCGAACGCCCACGACGAGGCCCACCTGCGAACCACCGAGGAAGGGCTGCGCACCGCGCTCGGCATGGTGGAGGAGCACCGCCGCAACCCGCTCGTGCACATCGCCAACCTCGACCTGGCTACCTACGACCGCGAGTACGCCCCTCTCGCCGAGCGCCAGGACGTCAAGCGGCGTCACCTGGCGTCGTGGCCCGCCGCCGTGGACGGCGCCATCGAGTCGCTCGACCTCGTCCCGGCGCCGGTCGCCCGGGCCCTGCTGCCGGCGACGAGAGGGCTCGTCGCGGGATTGGAGCAGAGTCCCGAAGGGCCCGGGTCGAGCGCGGGCGATGCGGACCTCGAGGCGGCCAGGAAGGCCCACGGACGACTCGTCCACCACGTCGAGGGGATCGGCGACGGCGGTGATCCCGACGTTGCCATCGGCGGCCCCAATCTCGCCCGACTCATGGGCGACCCCGAGGGGATGCCCGTCGATCTCGGGCGCCTGGCTCTTCGGGCGGACGCCGAGGCCGACCGAGTGCGCCGCCTGCTCGACGACGCCTGCGACCGCCTTCGCCCCGGCGCCCGGCCAGGGGAGCTGCTGGCCGAGCTGGGCGCCGACCACGCCGGACCTGAGGGCATCGAAGCCGAGGCCCGGGCGCTCATCGCCGAGGCGACCGCCTTCGTGGTCGACCGCGACCTCCTCGCCGATCCCGGCGGCGAGTGCCGGGTGGGTCCGGCGCCGCCCTCGCGGCGATGGGCCATGGCCATGATGTCGTGGACGGCGCCGTTCGAGGCCGACGCGCCCGCCTGGTACTACATCAATCCGCCCGATCCCGTCTGGCCCGCCGAGGAGCAGGCCGAGTGGCTGGCGGTGTTCAGCCGGACCACCCTGCCCGCCATCACCGTGCACGAGGTCACGCCCGGCCACTACGCCCACGGGCGAATGCTGCGCCGCCTCGACGGCGACGTCCGCCGCATCCTGTTCTCGTCAGCGTTCGTCGAGGGCTGGGCGCATTACGCCGAGGAGCTCGTCCTCGACGAGGGCTTCCGCGCCGACGATCCGCGCTTTGCCATCGGGGTCCACGTCGAGGCGCTCGTACGCATCACCCGGCTCGCCGTCGCCATCGGCATCCACACCGGTGCCATGAGCCTGGAGGATGCTGTCCACCGATTCGAAGAGGACGCCTTCCTTCGGGGACCGGCGGCGCGGAGCGAGGCGGAGCGGGCGGGCTTCGATCCCACCTACGGCCGCTACACGTGGGGCAAGCTCGAGATCAGGGCCTTCCAGGACGAGGCCAGGACCCGGTGGGGCCGGCGGTATCGCCACCGGCGCTTCCACGAAGCGCTGCTCGGTCTCGGTGCCCCGCCACTCGGACTCATCGGCGACGCCCTCGGACCCGGCTGA
- a CDS encoding ABC transporter permease — MTTTVAPDVAAIRLAGGAWRDELRAARMVWRREIIRFGRNRLRIVTSLAQPVLFLFVLGTGLSTIVRGGPATSGSNFRTFIFPGIVAMTVLFSAIFSAVSIVWDREFGFLREMLVAPIRRSSLVVGKCAGGATVATLQALIILVLSPLVGIPFSAPLLLILVGEMVLMAVALTAVGMVLAARMQQVESFQVVMQFVVLPMFFLSGAMFPLAGLPQWLTVLTRLDPLSYAVDPMRRAVFAHSSSAAHFATLSPGLSWFGWRLPVGIELGVVLLIGVAALGIAIVQFSRPD; from the coding sequence ATGACGACCACTGTCGCGCCCGACGTCGCAGCCATCCGCCTGGCCGGGGGCGCCTGGCGCGACGAGCTTCGGGCGGCGCGCATGGTCTGGCGACGGGAGATCATCCGCTTCGGGCGCAACCGGCTGCGGATCGTGACCTCGCTGGCTCAGCCGGTGCTCTTCCTGTTCGTGCTGGGCACCGGGCTCTCGACGATCGTCCGAGGGGGTCCGGCCACGTCGGGCTCGAACTTCCGGACCTTCATCTTCCCCGGCATCGTCGCCATGACGGTCCTGTTCTCGGCCATCTTCTCGGCGGTGTCAATCGTCTGGGACCGGGAGTTCGGCTTCCTGCGTGAGATGCTGGTCGCTCCGATCCGGCGCTCGTCGCTGGTGGTGGGCAAGTGCGCGGGCGGGGCCACGGTCGCGACGCTTCAGGCCCTGATCATCCTCGTGCTGTCCCCCCTCGTGGGCATTCCGTTCTCGGCGCCGCTGCTGTTGATCCTGGTGGGCGAGATGGTCCTCATGGCAGTGGCCCTGACGGCCGTGGGCATGGTCCTGGCGGCGCGGATGCAGCAGGTGGAGTCGTTCCAGGTCGTGATGCAGTTCGTCGTGCTGCCCATGTTCTTCCTGTCGGGAGCGATGTTCCCTCTCGCGGGGCTGCCGCAGTGGCTCACCGTGCTGACCCGGCTCGATCCGTTGAGCTATGCCGTGGACCCCATGCGTCGGGCGGTGTTCGCCCACAGCTCGTCGGCGGCCCACTTCGCCACGCTCAGCCCGGGGCTCAGCTGGTTCGGGTGGCGCCTGCCGGTGGGGATCGAGCTCGGGGTCGTCCTGCTCATCGGGGTGGCGGCGCTGGGCATCGCCATCGTGCAGTTCTCCCGGCCCGACTGA
- a CDS encoding ATP-binding cassette domain-containing protein: MATTRAPSDLAPSRGTAPGDGKGPLAVQVDGLEKRYGDIQAVDGVSFEVSQGETFGFLGPNGAGKSTTISMLCTLARPTGGQALVAGYDVVKQRAEVRRRIGLVFQDTTLDDYLTATENLMFHAELYGVERAGLDRRLQQVLEMVGLWERRGGLVRTFSGGMKRRLEIARGLMHSPRVLFLDEPTVGLDPQTRSHIWSYINQLRRQEDITIFLTTHYMDEAEHCDRIAIIDGGSIVVIDTPEALKAGVGKDRVEVRTDDDVAAMRGLLNEFGLEATLSEGAVTFHVAAGEEFVPRLFAELQVPIRSVRVSRPTLDDVFMAHTGRTIRDAEASSSERNAASPWMRAARRR; the protein is encoded by the coding sequence TTGGCGACCACCCGTGCACCTTCTGACCTCGCGCCGTCTCGGGGGACGGCGCCCGGCGACGGGAAAGGGCCCCTGGCCGTCCAGGTCGATGGTCTCGAGAAGCGCTACGGCGACATCCAGGCTGTGGACGGGGTCAGCTTCGAGGTGTCCCAGGGCGAGACCTTCGGCTTCCTCGGGCCCAACGGGGCGGGCAAGTCGACGACGATCTCGATGCTCTGCACGCTCGCCCGACCGACGGGCGGCCAGGCCTTGGTGGCCGGCTACGACGTTGTCAAGCAGCGAGCGGAGGTGCGGCGACGAATCGGCCTGGTCTTCCAGGACACCACGCTCGACGACTACCTCACGGCGACGGAGAACCTCATGTTCCACGCCGAGCTCTACGGCGTGGAACGGGCCGGACTCGATCGCCGGCTCCAGCAGGTCCTCGAGATGGTGGGCCTCTGGGAACGCCGAGGAGGCCTCGTCCGCACCTTCTCGGGCGGGATGAAGCGACGGCTGGAGATCGCCCGGGGGCTGATGCACTCGCCGCGGGTGCTGTTCCTCGACGAGCCGACGGTGGGTCTCGACCCCCAGACCCGCAGTCACATCTGGAGCTACATCAACCAGCTGCGGCGCCAGGAGGACATCACGATCTTCCTCACGACGCACTACATGGACGAAGCCGAGCACTGTGATCGCATCGCCATCATCGACGGCGGCAGCATCGTGGTGATCGACACCCCCGAGGCCCTGAAGGCGGGGGTTGGCAAGGACCGGGTCGAGGTGCGCACGGACGACGACGTGGCGGCCATGCGGGGACTGCTGAACGAGTTCGGGCTGGAGGCCACCCTGAGCGAGGGGGCCGTCACCTTCCACGTGGCGGCTGGTGAGGAGTTCGTTCCCCGGCTCTTCGCCGAGCTGCAGGTCCCCATCCGGTCAGTACGGGTGTCGCGCCCGACCCTCGACGACGTCTTCATGGCCCACACGGGCCGCACCATCCGCGACGCCGAGGCTTCGTCGTCCGAGCGCAACGCGGCGTCGCCCTGGATGAGGGCGGCGCGCCGGCGATGA
- a CDS encoding Lrp/AsnC ligand binding domain-containing protein gives MHDSPVRPENRLGGRATGVPAAAPAMAPAQHRPPGEQQLRSPSVVHAFVLIEAELAQVADLAEALADVDGVAEVYSVASDDADLVAIIRVRRHEDLAEVVTRRIAALGGIRSTSTMVAFKSYSRHDLEAMWDLGPA, from the coding sequence ATGCACGATAGCCCGGTCAGGCCCGAGAACCGCCTCGGAGGCCGAGCAACGGGCGTGCCGGCCGCGGCGCCGGCCATGGCGCCGGCCCAGCACCGGCCACCCGGCGAGCAGCAGTTACGCTCGCCCTCCGTGGTGCACGCCTTCGTACTCATCGAAGCCGAGCTGGCCCAGGTCGCCGACCTGGCCGAGGCCCTGGCCGACGTCGACGGTGTCGCCGAGGTCTACTCGGTGGCCAGCGACGACGCCGACCTCGTGGCGATCATCCGCGTCCGCCGTCACGAGGACCTGGCCGAGGTCGTGACCCGACGGATCGCCGCCCTCGGTGGGATCCGTAGCACCAGCACCATGGTGGCGTTCAAGTCCTACAGCCGCCACGACCTCGAAGCCATGTGGGATCTCGGTCCCGCCTGA